A single genomic interval of Burkholderia cepacia ATCC 25416 harbors:
- a CDS encoding phage tail protein — protein MDLLKVEIDVRGALEALAGLPPAAMQAAWRRTLRKTGAWIRSQTAKEVSGATGIQQKLLRQRMYFFMRSLDTGKVWLGLNPLEAHRLGAVRRTKKGMRAGKSLFEGAWRKTKAQPDGAIYRRTGKARTPFEVVTVEWSRTGDPAFRSAARVCEARLMTVLRQEVNYEIQKAANRAR, from the coding sequence ATGGATCTGCTGAAGGTCGAGATCGACGTACGGGGGGCGCTCGAAGCGCTCGCGGGCCTGCCGCCTGCTGCAATGCAGGCGGCATGGCGTCGGACGCTGCGCAAGACAGGCGCGTGGATTCGGAGTCAGACGGCGAAAGAGGTCAGCGGCGCGACGGGCATTCAGCAGAAGCTGCTGCGGCAGCGGATGTACTTCTTCATGCGCTCGCTCGACACGGGCAAGGTGTGGCTTGGGTTGAACCCGCTCGAGGCGCATCGGCTCGGCGCTGTTCGGCGCACGAAGAAGGGGATGCGCGCCGGCAAATCGCTGTTCGAGGGCGCGTGGCGCAAGACCAAGGCGCAGCCGGACGGCGCGATCTACCGTCGCACCGGAAAGGCGCGAACGCCGTTCGAAGTGGTGACGGTCGAATGGTCGCGGACCGGCGATCCGGCATTTCGAAGCGCTGCGCGTGTGTGCGAGGCGCGGCTGATGACGGTGCTGCGGCAAGAGGTCAACTACGAAATCCAGAAGGCGGCGAATCGTGCTCGATAA
- a CDS encoding phage baseplate assembly protein V: MSDFELGEMDRRMACLTQTAVVEAITYDPPRVKVRVGDWVSDWLKWQAGAAGKVRHWRPPSVDEEVALWAPSGDLAGAFVAPGYYTEQHGGSGRSSPDETATDFPDGAYEQYNHASHEYVLSVPAGGRIVFRIGGTEFELKADGATLRSAKLLADVPDSTFTGNTTTEKMLTFNGGMQGKPGEGGGVAMKIAGSADYTGDVTAGGKSLTKHRHREQGDGELVGPPV; encoded by the coding sequence GTGAGCGACTTCGAGCTTGGCGAGATGGATCGCCGCATGGCGTGCCTGACGCAGACTGCGGTCGTGGAGGCGATCACGTACGATCCGCCGCGCGTGAAAGTGCGTGTCGGCGATTGGGTCAGCGACTGGCTCAAATGGCAGGCCGGTGCCGCCGGCAAGGTTCGGCATTGGCGTCCGCCGTCCGTTGACGAGGAGGTTGCCCTGTGGGCACCGTCCGGCGATCTCGCGGGTGCGTTCGTCGCGCCCGGCTACTACACAGAGCAGCACGGCGGGTCTGGACGATCGAGTCCCGACGAGACCGCCACCGACTTCCCGGACGGTGCGTACGAGCAGTACAACCATGCGAGCCATGAATACGTGCTGTCAGTGCCTGCCGGTGGTCGGATCGTGTTCCGCATCGGCGGGACTGAGTTCGAGCTGAAGGCGGACGGCGCGACGCTGCGCAGTGCGAAGCTGCTGGCGGACGTTCCGGATTCGACGTTCACGGGTAACACGACGACCGAGAAAATGCTCACGTTCAACGGTGGCATGCAGGGCAAGCCGGGCGAGGGTGGCGGTGTCGCGATGAAGATCGCGGGCAGTGCGGACTATACAGGTGACGTTACGGCCGGCGGTAAGTCGCTCACGAAGCACAGGCACCGTGAGCAGGGCGACGGCGAGTTGGTCGGCCCGCCAGTGTGA
- a CDS encoding phage portal protein: MKGGFPSLAQRGFVVPTRLKAAAYESASTTGARAKSWRTSGAGPNAAAVQNLPLLRSRARDAIRNESWAKAVIERLVSNTIGTGIQAHPQHPNDAVRKMQKQLWEDSCEEIDADERADIGGVQTLAGRAFFSDGEVLVRRRLRSPSDGLAVPMQIQLLEGDLLPVEKNETVAGGGEIINGVEFDADGRRVAYHLLQRHPGEYGRASTTNMQTVRVPANEIAHVFHALRPGQVRGVPVLSTVLLRLKSLDNFDDAVLFRQEVSNLFAGFITKPPAEPGLMGDPVTGAAMEYDVDGFSPVVSLEPGSMQELAPGESVTFAEPPGAGTDYGPFMRQQLMAAAASVGMPYEVMTGDLRDVSDRVLRVILNEFRRSVEQIQWNVFIHQFCRKVWRWWVDACALSGAMPMPDYYRRRRDYLRVRWVPQGWPYIHPVQDVTAKRMEIRSGLASRTGAVLSRGDDPEQVDRENAADLARERQLGIRYDTLDPVDGAGDLSNGDGE, encoded by the coding sequence AAGGCGGCGGCGTACGAATCGGCGAGTACGACGGGCGCGCGGGCGAAGTCGTGGCGCACGTCGGGCGCGGGACCGAATGCGGCGGCGGTGCAAAACCTGCCGCTCTTGCGGTCGCGTGCTCGTGACGCGATCCGCAACGAGTCGTGGGCAAAAGCTGTCATCGAGCGCCTTGTCTCGAACACGATCGGCACTGGCATTCAGGCGCATCCGCAGCATCCGAACGATGCAGTGCGCAAAATGCAAAAGCAACTTTGGGAGGATAGCTGCGAGGAGATCGACGCGGACGAACGGGCCGACATCGGCGGAGTACAGACGCTTGCGGGTCGAGCATTTTTCAGCGATGGCGAGGTGTTGGTGCGTCGCAGATTACGCAGTCCGAGCGATGGCTTGGCCGTTCCGATGCAGATCCAGCTACTCGAAGGCGATCTGCTGCCGGTGGAGAAGAACGAGACCGTGGCGGGCGGGGGCGAGATCATCAACGGCGTCGAGTTCGATGCGGATGGTCGGCGTGTTGCTTATCACCTGCTGCAGCGTCATCCCGGCGAGTACGGGCGGGCGTCGACGACCAACATGCAGACCGTGCGTGTGCCGGCCAACGAGATCGCGCACGTTTTTCATGCTCTTCGACCCGGCCAGGTGCGCGGCGTGCCGGTGCTGTCGACCGTGCTGCTGCGGCTCAAGTCGCTGGACAACTTCGACGATGCAGTGCTGTTTCGGCAAGAGGTCAGCAACCTCTTTGCAGGGTTCATCACGAAGCCGCCCGCCGAGCCGGGCCTCATGGGTGATCCAGTGACGGGCGCGGCAATGGAATACGACGTTGACGGCTTCTCGCCGGTCGTGTCGCTCGAACCGGGGAGCATGCAGGAGCTGGCTCCGGGCGAAAGCGTCACGTTCGCTGAGCCGCCGGGCGCAGGCACCGACTACGGGCCATTCATGCGTCAGCAACTGATGGCCGCTGCGGCGTCGGTCGGCATGCCGTACGAGGTCATGACGGGCGATCTGCGCGACGTGAGCGATCGTGTGCTGCGGGTGATCTTGAACGAGTTCCGGAGGTCGGTCGAGCAGATCCAGTGGAACGTGTTCATTCATCAGTTTTGCCGGAAGGTTTGGCGCTGGTGGGTCGACGCTTGCGCGTTGTCGGGCGCGATGCCGATGCCGGACTACTACCGACGCCGTCGCGACTATCTGCGGGTGCGATGGGTGCCGCAGGGCTGGCCGTATATCCATCCGGTGCAGGACGTCACGGCGAAGCGGATGGAGATCCGTTCCGGGCTGGCGAGCCGGACAGGTGCGGTGCTTTCGCGCGGTGATGATCCTGAGCAGGTCGACCGGGAGAATGCGGCCGATCTTGCGCGCGAGCGCCAGCTCGGGATTCGATATGACACGCTCGATCCGGTCGACGGGGCGGGCGATCTTTCTAATGGGGATGGCGAATGA
- a CDS encoding major capsid protein codes for MADIALFQDDAFSLSSLSAAINDQPYVPGRIGTLGLFEEDGITTTTIQIERDGDTLALVAAGERGSPAGVVVGSKRKMIPFNTVHLPQRAVIKADEIQNLRAFGSETELEALQTVVNRRLAKMRRQLDATHEFHRIGAIKGAVLDADGKTVLIDLLQYFGIEQTVIPFELGKADTEIRVKCVDVQDAIEDALGATTYTGVRVLCGRSFWNKLIVAKTVKETYLATAMAASLRGDARDAFDFGGCTFERYRGRVGDVGYVADDEAHAIPEGVPDLFITRFAPADYVEAVNTTGIPYYAKQELMDFGKGVEIEAQSNPIHLCTRPKALVKLKA; via the coding sequence ATGGCGGATATCGCCCTGTTTCAAGACGATGCGTTCTCGCTGTCGTCCCTGAGTGCTGCGATCAACGATCAGCCGTATGTTCCCGGCCGGATCGGCACGCTCGGCCTGTTCGAAGAGGACGGCATCACGACGACGACGATCCAGATCGAGCGCGACGGCGACACGCTCGCACTCGTCGCGGCGGGCGAGCGCGGTTCGCCGGCAGGCGTTGTCGTTGGCAGCAAGCGCAAGATGATCCCGTTCAATACGGTGCATCTGCCGCAGCGCGCAGTGATCAAGGCGGACGAGATCCAGAATTTGCGCGCATTCGGTTCCGAGACCGAGCTGGAGGCGCTGCAGACCGTCGTGAATCGCCGGCTCGCGAAGATGCGCCGCCAGCTCGACGCGACGCACGAATTCCACCGTATCGGCGCGATCAAGGGCGCAGTTCTGGATGCGGACGGCAAGACGGTGCTGATCGACCTGCTCCAGTATTTCGGCATCGAGCAGACGGTGATCCCGTTCGAGCTGGGCAAGGCCGACACCGAGATCCGCGTGAAGTGCGTCGACGTGCAGGACGCGATCGAAGATGCGCTGGGCGCGACGACGTACACGGGCGTGCGCGTACTCTGCGGCCGATCGTTCTGGAACAAGCTGATCGTCGCGAAGACCGTGAAGGAGACGTACCTTGCGACCGCGATGGCGGCGTCGCTGCGTGGCGACGCGCGCGATGCGTTCGACTTCGGCGGTTGCACGTTCGAGCGCTATCGCGGTCGCGTCGGCGATGTTGGCTACGTCGCGGACGACGAAGCGCACGCGATTCCCGAAGGTGTGCCGGACCTGTTCATCACGCGCTTCGCGCCGGCTGACTACGTCGAGGCAGTCAACACGACGGGTATTCCGTACTACGCGAAGCAGGAACTGATGGACTTCGGAAAGGGCGTCGAGATCGAGGCGCAGTCGAACCCGATCCACCTGTGCACGCGCCCGAAAGCGCTGGTCAAGCTGAAGGCGTGA
- a CDS encoding head maturation protease, ClpP-related, translating to MKEKKRWWDIRAQANATGGSEVEIRIYGEIGFWGTDAEMFAAKLDEVASTATSIVVAINSLGGDVFDAFAIYNAVRRYAGKVTGRVDGVAASAASLILMACDTIEMPSNARLMIHNPHTFAAGEAGDLRSLADLLDSTSDSMLAAYVERSGRTAEEVRAIMDAETWLTAAQAKEQGFCDAIVDPVRIAAYAGAARHAARFSSVPAEIMAALEGDGEVPPVDPAPQPQPQPQPQPPAAPDVTALASHVYASCREARIEHCAEGIVLATGLRDRATVDAAIGNAQDIAGICLAASLTELTAGFVSDGLSPDQVRARLFERMTASQKPINHRAAPVVSQDAPVVANAPRAASIYAARKSGK from the coding sequence ATGAAAGAGAAGAAGCGGTGGTGGGACATCCGTGCGCAGGCGAATGCGACGGGCGGCAGCGAGGTAGAGATCCGGATCTACGGCGAAATCGGATTCTGGGGCACCGACGCCGAGATGTTCGCCGCGAAGCTCGATGAGGTGGCATCGACAGCGACATCGATCGTCGTCGCGATCAACTCGCTGGGTGGCGACGTGTTCGACGCGTTCGCGATCTACAACGCCGTGCGCCGGTACGCCGGCAAGGTGACGGGGCGTGTCGATGGCGTGGCTGCGTCGGCAGCATCGCTGATCCTGATGGCATGCGACACGATCGAGATGCCGTCGAACGCGAGGCTCATGATTCACAACCCTCATACGTTCGCGGCTGGTGAGGCCGGCGATCTACGCAGCCTTGCGGATCTGTTGGACAGTACGTCCGACAGCATGTTGGCGGCCTACGTCGAGCGCAGCGGCCGCACCGCAGAAGAGGTCCGCGCGATCATGGATGCTGAGACCTGGCTCACGGCGGCGCAAGCGAAGGAGCAAGGGTTTTGCGACGCGATCGTCGACCCGGTCCGCATTGCCGCATACGCGGGCGCAGCCCGGCACGCGGCTCGCTTCTCGTCGGTGCCGGCCGAAATCATGGCGGCACTGGAGGGCGACGGCGAGGTTCCGCCGGTCGATCCTGCGCCGCAGCCGCAGCCGCAGCCGCAGCCGCAGCCGCCGGCAGCGCCGGACGTCACGGCGCTCGCGTCGCATGTGTACGCGTCATGTCGTGAGGCGCGGATCGAGCACTGCGCCGAAGGCATCGTGCTGGCGACCGGCCTGCGCGATCGTGCGACCGTCGACGCGGCGATCGGCAATGCACAGGACATTGCGGGTATCTGTCTGGCCGCGAGCCTGACCGAGCTGACGGCCGGCTTTGTCTCGGATGGTCTGTCGCCGGATCAGGTCCGAGCGCGGCTGTTCGAGCGCATGACGGCCTCGCAGAAGCCGATCAACCATCGTGCTGCCCCGGTTGTGTCGCAAGACGCGCCCGTGGTCGCGAATGCGCCGCGTGCGGCGTCCATCTACGCGGCTCGCAAGAGCGGCAAGTAA
- a CDS encoding head-tail joining protein: MAFRDLMVDVDTAVKRDLSDEVKIDGKPLQGMFKAPWLGPDLGTQRTQLVAPILDITDDDAARVREGSIVEAGGERFRVLEVRPAGTGWTILILR, translated from the coding sequence ATGGCGTTCCGGGATCTGATGGTCGACGTCGATACGGCCGTGAAGCGAGACCTGTCGGACGAGGTCAAGATCGATGGCAAGCCGCTGCAAGGCATGTTCAAGGCGCCGTGGCTCGGCCCTGATCTCGGAACGCAACGCACGCAGCTCGTTGCGCCGATCCTCGACATCACGGACGACGACGCGGCACGCGTGCGTGAGGGCAGCATCGTCGAAGCGGGTGGCGAACGGTTCCGCGTTTTGGAGGTCCGCCCGGCTGGCACGGGCTGGACGATCCTGATTCTGAGGTGA
- a CDS encoding head decoration protein produces MSNWKVQAALTAEFLVSEGNGQISRERIVVKAGAALPAGQVLGVTSTGEYAPYDNAANDGSEVAAAVLYAPLAASDASRPATGIVRLAEVAGGLLTGLDAAGRGDLAERHVIVR; encoded by the coding sequence ATGTCGAACTGGAAAGTACAGGCCGCTCTGACGGCGGAATTTCTCGTGTCGGAGGGCAACGGCCAGATCTCGCGCGAGCGGATCGTCGTGAAGGCAGGCGCTGCACTGCCGGCCGGGCAGGTGCTCGGCGTAACCAGTACCGGCGAATACGCGCCGTACGACAACGCCGCGAACGACGGTTCCGAAGTCGCAGCAGCCGTGCTCTACGCGCCGCTGGCGGCGTCCGACGCGTCGCGCCCGGCGACGGGGATCGTCCGGCTTGCCGAAGTCGCGGGCGGCCTGCTGACGGGACTCGATGCAGCCGGTCGAGGGGATCTCGCCGAGCGGCACGTGATCGTTCGCTGA